One region of Danaus plexippus chromosome 16 unlocalized genomic scaffold, MEX_DaPlex mxdp_23, whole genome shotgun sequence genomic DNA includes:
- the LOC133320273 gene encoding ejaculatory bulb-specific protein 3-like — MKTIIFLAVIAFAVADPELYDVVTLDMDKMEKDPQEFNSLIDCLLDRGPCTPVFQTYRGIVQEATENICKKCNPYQKRAYWHFLRILRTTNPVDYENFRQKFDADNVYVDILESVLRGFANLK, encoded by the exons ATGAAGACAATAATATTCTTAGCTGTAATCGCGTTTGCGGTTGCTGATCCCGAGTTGTATGATGTTGTTACATTGGATATGGATAAGATGGAAAAAGATCCTCAGGAATTTAATAGCTTAATAGACTGCTTGTTGGACAGGGGACCGTGCACGCCTGTCTTTCAAACCTATCGAG GTATAGTTCAAGAAGCCactgaaaatatttgcaaGAAATGCAACCCGTACCAAAAACGTGCTTACTGGCATTTCCTGAGGATACTGAGAACTACCAACCCAGTGGACTACGAAAACTTTAGACAGAAGTTCGATGCCGACAATGTTTATGTCGACATTTTAGAATCGGTACTGAGGGGATTTGCAAATCTgaagtaa
- the LOC133320284 gene encoding ejaculatory bulb-specific protein 3-like has translation MKTIIFLAVIAFAVADSEFYDVVKLDMDKMEKDPQQFKSLVDCLLDRGPCTPFFRIHRGIVQEATENICKKCNPQQKRAYWHFLRILRTTNPVDYENFRQKFDADNVYIDTLESVLRGFANLN, from the exons ATGAAGACAATAATATTCTTAGCTGTAATCGCGTTTGCGGTTGCTGATTCCGAGTTCTATGATGTTGTTAAATTGGATATGGATAAGATGGAAAAAGACCCTCAGCAATTTAAGAGCTTGGTAGACTGCTTATTGGACAGGGGACCCTGCACGCCTTTCTTTAGAATCCATCGAG GTATAGTTCAAGAAGCCactgaaaatatttgcaaGAAATGCAACCCGCAACAAAAACGTGCTTACTGGCATTTCCTGAGGATACTCAGAACTACCAACCCAGTGGACTACGAAAACTTTAGACAGAAGTTCGATGCCGACAATGTTTATATCGACACTTTAGAATCGGTACTGAGGGGATTTgcaaatctaaattaa